The following are encoded in a window of Sinomonas cyclohexanicum genomic DNA:
- a CDS encoding response regulator transcription factor: MQARLDALAGKVTVLPVAPSQASPVLTQREREVAVLAATGTSNRRIAEDLGLSVRTVEGHLYQVFAKLSVANRSELAGVVGNGGREGQP, encoded by the coding sequence ATGCAGGCCCGACTCGATGCGCTTGCGGGGAAGGTCACCGTCCTGCCGGTCGCGCCGAGCCAGGCCTCCCCCGTGCTCACCCAGCGCGAGCGGGAGGTGGCCGTCCTCGCCGCCACGGGCACCTCCAACCGCCGGATCGCCGAGGACTTGGGGCTCTCGGTGCGCACGGTCGAGGGGCACCTCTATCAGGTGTTCGCGAAGCTGTCGGTGGCGAACCGCAGCGAGTTGGCGGGGGTCGTCGGGAACGGCGGTCGCGAGGGGCAACCGTGA